In Deinococcus fonticola, a single window of DNA contains:
- a CDS encoding carbohydrate kinase family protein encodes MKPVDLLILGNVNVDLILGPLAQWPAEGTETLVPDMMWRVGGNAGNAALACAGLGTNALTVSTVGDDLPGQWLRGQLPPEQTRWLSSPEPTSTTAAFTHPSGERTFITHLGHLRTLNWTQARPHLPPARLVLLAGAFLTPTLRAAYPAMLQHFRQQGTEVAVDFGWPDGGFTPELREEVRGWLPFVHHLLINELEAQHLAERPDSSAAAQSLAPLLPPDGTVVIKQGARGVTAQRGGQIYTQPAPQVTLIDTVGAGDTWNAAYLHALLQGKSLPDALADAVRVASTAISTHPRRFVLL; translated from the coding sequence GTGAAGCCTGTCGACCTGCTGATCCTGGGGAACGTGAATGTCGACCTGATCCTGGGGCCGCTGGCGCAGTGGCCCGCTGAGGGCACCGAGACGCTGGTGCCGGACATGATGTGGCGCGTGGGTGGCAACGCCGGGAACGCCGCGCTGGCCTGCGCGGGCCTGGGCACGAACGCGCTGACGGTCAGCACCGTCGGGGATGACCTGCCGGGGCAATGGCTGCGCGGGCAGTTGCCGCCTGAGCAGACGCGCTGGCTTTCCAGCCCCGAACCCACGTCCACCACAGCGGCGTTCACCCACCCCAGCGGGGAACGCACCTTCATCACGCACCTGGGTCACCTGCGCACGCTGAACTGGACGCAGGCGCGGCCCCACCTACCCCCGGCCCGCCTGGTGCTGCTCGCCGGGGCGTTCCTGACGCCCACCCTGCGGGCCGCGTACCCGGCCATGCTCCAGCACTTCCGGCAGCAGGGCACGGAAGTGGCGGTGGACTTCGGCTGGCCCGATGGGGGGTTCACGCCGGAACTGCGCGAGGAAGTGCGCGGGTGGCTGCCCTTCGTTCACCACCTTCTGATCAACGAACTGGAAGCCCAGCACCTGGCTGAAAGGCCGGACAGTTCAGCGGCGGCCCAATCCTTGGCGCCTTTGCTTCCCCCGGACGGAACCGTGGTGATCAAACAGGGCGCACGCGGCGTCACGGCCCAGCGTGGGGGCCAGATCTACACCCAACCTGCCCCGCAAGTCACCCTGATCGATACGGTCGGGGCGGGCGACACCTGGAATGCCGCTTATCTGCACGCCCTGCTTCAGGGCAAGTCCCTGCCGGACGCTCTGGCTGACGCGGTCCGGGTCGCCAGTACCGCCATTTCCACGCACCCCAGGCGCTTTGTATTGCTGTAA
- a CDS encoding ABC transporter permease, protein MTELHDSRPSGTAARIALTACGVALAALLLTPLAALGRSFDGSAALLHVTGQVLNTGDPNLKLPASGLTLTLAWATLALLVVTLAGAWQRARWFWITGLLAFVTSLAAVLLLDRTLADSAAQVASSTLRPGAKRALRNFYEGGGMNLGLFVPMLAGLVAAGAGLSAQPAWWQRLNRLRALLVPAAAIALAVLVGAGIVLVVQPPVNATGQALGAWGGWLSRTDLVYFVYSTLFAPITRLQPFLDSLKLATPLIFTGLSVAFAFRTGLFNIGGPGQLTMGAIAAMLVGVYGPEGLGWFLAPLAVIAAGLGGALWGAIPGFLKARFGSSEVINTIMLNYIASGIFIFLIGSNTFPFFGRQMNLPIKAPGDEAQSYELHQGARLPTLIQVLNVGTPEQMKLSLGWLFALVTYLLANVFLKSQRQRTLLAAGLALLVGALTWRVGVPVQLDGSQLNASFLIALACVGIFGVLMWRTATGYALRAVGLSPKAAEYGGISVARNTILAMTIAGMFAGLAGTHYVMGGALDSYRLKGNMPVGVGFDGIAVALMGQNTPVGVVASALLFGTLDTGGVDADLKLDAINRDIVTVLKALVVLFIAAGGFLSKRITNPPPPQLAQASGPAQRGTAETPAGTPAQLASPAPGGQPNVGRASAEIAREENIREGGQ, encoded by the coding sequence GTGACTGAACTTCATGATTCTCGCCCGTCCGGGACAGCGGCACGGATTGCCCTGACGGCCTGCGGTGTGGCCCTGGCCGCCCTGCTGCTGACGCCCCTGGCCGCGCTGGGACGCTCTTTTGACGGTTCAGCGGCCCTCTTGCACGTCACCGGGCAGGTGCTGAACACTGGAGATCCCAACCTGAAGCTGCCCGCCAGTGGCCTGACCCTGACCCTGGCCTGGGCCACGCTGGCCCTGCTGGTCGTGACCCTGGCTGGTGCCTGGCAACGCGCCCGCTGGTTCTGGATCACGGGGCTGCTGGCCTTTGTGACCTCGCTGGCTGCCGTGCTGCTGCTCGACAGGACGCTGGCTGACTCAGCCGCCCAGGTCGCCAGCTCCACCCTGCGCCCCGGCGCGAAACGCGCCCTGCGCAACTTCTACGAGGGCGGCGGCATGAACCTGGGCCTGTTCGTGCCCATGCTGGCCGGGCTGGTGGCGGCCGGTGCGGGGCTGAGCGCCCAGCCGGCGTGGTGGCAGCGGCTAAACCGCCTGCGCGCCCTGCTGGTGCCGGCGGCCGCCATTGCACTGGCGGTGCTGGTAGGGGCCGGCATCGTACTGGTGGTGCAGCCGCCGGTCAACGCCACCGGACAGGCGCTGGGGGCGTGGGGCGGGTGGCTGTCGCGCACGGACCTGGTTTACTTCGTGTACTCCACGCTGTTCGCACCCATCACGCGCCTGCAGCCGTTCCTGGACAGCCTGAAACTGGCCACACCGCTGATCTTCACGGGCCTCTCGGTGGCGTTCGCGTTCCGCACCGGCCTCTTTAACATCGGCGGCCCCGGTCAGCTCACCATGGGGGCCATTGCCGCCATGCTGGTCGGCGTGTACGGCCCCGAGGGCCTGGGCTGGTTTCTGGCCCCCCTCGCGGTCATCGCGGCGGGCCTGGGCGGCGCCCTGTGGGGCGCCATTCCCGGCTTTCTGAAAGCCCGCTTCGGCTCCAGTGAAGTGATCAACACCATCATGCTGAACTACATCGCGTCCGGCATCTTCATTTTCCTGATCGGGTCGAACACCTTCCCGTTCTTCGGGCGGCAGATGAACCTGCCCATCAAGGCCCCCGGCGACGAGGCGCAGAGCTACGAACTGCACCAGGGCGCGCGCCTGCCTACCCTGATCCAGGTGCTGAACGTCGGCACGCCCGAGCAGATGAAACTCAGCCTCGGGTGGTTGTTCGCGCTCGTGACCTACCTGCTGGCGAACGTCTTCCTGAAAAGCCAGCGCCAGCGCACCCTGCTGGCCGCCGGCCTGGCCCTGCTGGTCGGCGCGCTCACCTGGCGCGTCGGCGTGCCGGTACAGCTCGACGGCTCGCAACTGAACGCCTCTTTCCTGATCGCGCTGGCCTGCGTGGGCATTTTCGGCGTGCTGATGTGGCGCACCGCCACCGGCTACGCCCTGCGGGCCGTGGGCCTCTCGCCCAAAGCCGCCGAGTATGGTGGGATCAGTGTCGCCCGGAACACCATCCTGGCCATGACCATCGCCGGGATGTTCGCGGGCCTGGCCGGAACACACTACGTGATGGGCGGGGCGCTGGACTCCTACCGCCTGAAAGGCAACATGCCGGTGGGCGTCGGCTTCGACGGCATCGCCGTGGCCCTGATGGGCCAGAACACCCCGGTGGGCGTGGTGGCTTCCGCGCTGCTGTTCGGCACGCTGGACACCGGGGGCGTGGACGCCGACCTGAAACTCGACGCCATCAACCGCGACATCGTGACCGTCCTTAAGGCCCTGGTGGTGCTGTTTATCGCCGCCGGGGGGTTCCTCAGCAAACGCATCACCAACCCGCCACCACCGCAACTGGCGCAGGCCAGCGGGCCCGCTCAGCGTGGCACGGCCGAAACGCCCGCCGGGACGCCCGCTCAACTCGCCTCGCCGGCCCCCGGCGGGCAACCCAACGTGGGCCGCGCCAGTGCCGAGATTGCCCGTGAAGAGAACATCCGCGAGGGGGGGCAGTAA
- a CDS encoding thioredoxin family protein, producing MTQTAETQVLLPLTTPQEVDDFLKEYPLAAIFKAGTCHKTMQGFGVVETFLQKHDLPVGFIRVVDWRPASNHVAQLTGLTHHSPQFILFKDGQPQFEVNNWDITPEALTPVFEGHVPARTGTAQLNAQLNAQGETSGGLEPYRRLMQAYLDGQLSDWAFQDQYVTLFRDDASLRSQREFDLLSRLFGDPDAYHGGLHQLGAPQGRGDLQARVQELLQELG from the coding sequence ATGACGCAAACTGCTGAAACCCAGGTGCTCCTTCCCCTGACGACCCCTCAGGAAGTGGACGACTTTCTGAAAGAGTACCCGCTGGCCGCCATTTTCAAGGCCGGCACCTGCCACAAGACCATGCAGGGCTTCGGCGTGGTGGAAACCTTCCTGCAAAAGCACGATCTGCCGGTGGGCTTCATCCGGGTGGTGGACTGGCGCCCCGCCAGCAACCACGTGGCCCAGCTGACCGGCCTGACCCACCACAGCCCGCAGTTCATCCTGTTCAAGGACGGTCAACCGCAGTTCGAGGTGAACAACTGGGATATTACCCCCGAGGCGCTGACCCCGGTGTTTGAGGGGCATGTCCCGGCCCGTACCGGCACTGCCCAACTGAATGCCCAGCTGAACGCTCAGGGGGAGACGTCGGGGGGCCTGGAACCCTACCGCCGCCTGATGCAGGCGTACCTCGACGGGCAACTCAGCGACTGGGCCTTTCAGGATCAGTACGTGACCCTGTTCCGCGACGACGCCAGCCTGCGCTCACAGCGCGAATTCGACCTGCTCTCGCGCCTGTTCGGTGACCCGGACGCCTACCACGGCGGGCTGCACCAGCTCGGCGCACCGCAGGGGCGCGGCGACCTGCAAGCCCGCGTGCAGGAGCTGCTGCAAGAACTGGGCTGA
- a CDS encoding HAMP domain-containing protein — translation MKYTVVIRQPVPDEVRPTLEKELVERFGLNEQQAERLAGRRAGRLLKPTTQARADLLLRVYLSVGAQVLLEEIPEDGDAPSQAFRAAPAPVDEAVLAPPLPNDISLSEFSLPVGGSSVGGDVFSPAGAGFTASDDPFAATFAPVGGASPTALLEAPPLPDWATHDPNLLPGHDPGVNLVGGLPGPSLSSTATPSEAAIARELHSAVNGNSAAISTTAAGGASTADGGSRAGSPKGPLTDDWADFAGGLNLPENSAPVTAPRATTEFLTAVTEDAPAKTLPRTSLARQITLATLLPVGLSSLLSLSLLALSLPGQQNRTSINSAQNLATAIGTTLNDSFQALTDEQLDAIVTNPEVGFVRVESANGTSYTRTKDPLKNDAVNKQLAAWSQSNPNGHKVNLDSGTYVTSRVTFVNQDGRITPVQGAIPANATLVRRVSVGIIDSQSQRILWNILLLSILATLIGLGIASLLARQAAQRIVQPISDLVKVADAISLGDLTRPVKATSNDELGDLSQALERMRLSLEAAMDRLRRRKRG, via the coding sequence ATGAAGTACACCGTCGTCATCCGCCAGCCTGTCCCCGACGAAGTTCGCCCCACCCTGGAAAAGGAACTGGTGGAACGCTTCGGCCTGAACGAGCAGCAGGCCGAGCGGCTTGCGGGCCGCCGCGCCGGGCGCCTGCTGAAACCCACCACGCAGGCCCGCGCCGACCTGCTGCTGCGCGTCTACCTTTCGGTGGGCGCGCAGGTGCTGCTGGAGGAAATTCCGGAAGACGGCGACGCGCCCAGCCAGGCCTTCCGCGCTGCGCCCGCCCCGGTGGACGAGGCGGTGCTGGCTCCCCCGCTGCCCAACGACATTTCACTCAGCGAATTCAGCCTGCCGGTGGGCGGCAGCTCGGTGGGCGGCGACGTGTTCAGCCCGGCCGGCGCCGGCTTCACGGCCAGTGACGACCCTTTCGCCGCGACCTTTGCCCCTGTCGGCGGTGCCAGCCCCACCGCCCTGCTTGAAGCGCCGCCGCTCCCGGACTGGGCGACCCACGACCCCAACCTGCTGCCTGGCCACGACCCTGGTGTGAATCTGGTGGGTGGACTGCCCGGCCCCAGCCTGTCCAGTACCGCCACGCCCAGCGAGGCCGCGATTGCCCGTGAATTGCACAGTGCTGTTAATGGCAACAGTGCTGCCATTAGCACTACTGCCGCCGGTGGTGCCAGTACGGCCGATGGTGGCAGCCGTGCCGGCTCACCCAAAGGGCCCCTCACGGACGACTGGGCCGACTTCGCGGGCGGCCTGAACCTCCCCGAGAACAGCGCCCCGGTCACCGCCCCGCGCGCCACGACCGAATTCCTGACCGCCGTGACCGAGGATGCGCCGGCCAAAACCCTGCCGCGCACCAGCCTGGCCCGCCAGATCACGCTGGCGACCCTGCTGCCCGTGGGCCTGTCGAGCCTGCTGAGTCTGAGCCTGCTGGCCCTGAGTCTGCCGGGGCAGCAAAACCGCACCAGCATCAACAGTGCCCAAAACCTGGCCACCGCCATCGGCACCACCCTGAACGACAGTTTCCAGGCCCTGACCGACGAACAACTCGACGCCATCGTCACCAACCCCGAAGTCGGGTTCGTGCGCGTCGAAAGTGCCAACGGCACGTCCTACACCCGCACCAAAGATCCCCTCAAGAACGACGCGGTGAACAAGCAGCTGGCTGCCTGGAGCCAGAGCAACCCCAACGGCCACAAAGTCAACCTCGACAGCGGCACCTACGTCACCAGCCGAGTCACGTTCGTGAACCAGGACGGCCGAATCACCCCGGTTCAGGGCGCCATCCCGGCAAATGCAACCCTGGTCCGGCGGGTCAGCGTGGGGATCATCGATAGCCAGAGCCAGCGCATTCTCTGGAACATCCTGCTGCTTTCCATCCTGGCCACCCTGATTGGCCTGGGCATCGCCAGCCTGCTGGCCCGTCAGGCCGCGCAGCGCATCGTGCAGCCCATCAGCGACCTGGTGAAGGTGGCCGACGCCATCTCGCTGGGTGACCTGACCCGCCCGGTGAAGGCCACCTCGAACGACGAACTGGGCGACCTCTCGCAGGCCCTGGAACGCATGCGCCTGAGCCTGGAAGCCGCCATGGATCGCCTGCGCCGCCGCAAACGCGGATAA
- a CDS encoding extracellular solute-binding protein yields the protein MKKLLALAAAFTATTLLHSASAAPVTLTYWQYDFASKVSTMNDLIKKFEAANPDIKIKQETFPYDAYNQKVASSVPAGQGPDVVNLFYGWLPQYVDGGFLQPLPEKDFPTARIESTFVPMIKTSKINGKYYALPTSVRTLALFYNKDLMKQSGVLTVPRTWEDFIVAAQKMTKGNAPRYSQIGFGISPNGQDWQMLREVLVRQYGGSPYTDGGKTVNYNTDAGVKAMQFYTDLVSKNKVGVTDYFPGNNGYRDAFIAGKAGMIVDGSFAIASIKSGAKFNWGVVPLPTFKSNNVRSNFGSYWVNGITKNAKGDKLAASVKFLKFLTNEETMNTWLRSVGEIPASKKLAGNAALRTDPVYGAFVQALPFAHSTLFIDEAGQRQAWLDGINMVLKQGAKPADAMKKIAADEQKILNGYYK from the coding sequence ATGAAGAAACTGCTTGCCCTGGCCGCCGCTTTCACCGCCACCACCCTGCTGCACAGCGCTTCCGCGGCCCCCGTGACCCTGACCTACTGGCAGTACGACTTTGCCAGCAAGGTCAGCACCATGAACGACCTGATCAAGAAGTTCGAGGCCGCCAACCCCGACATCAAGATCAAACAGGAAACCTTCCCCTACGACGCCTACAACCAGAAAGTCGCCTCCAGCGTGCCCGCCGGGCAGGGGCCGGACGTGGTGAACCTGTTCTACGGCTGGCTGCCGCAGTACGTGGACGGCGGCTTCCTGCAACCTCTGCCGGAAAAGGATTTCCCGACGGCCCGCATCGAGAGCACCTTCGTGCCCATGATCAAGACCAGCAAGATTAACGGGAAGTACTACGCGCTGCCCACCAGCGTGCGCACCCTGGCCCTCTTCTACAACAAGGACCTGATGAAGCAGTCCGGCGTGTTGACCGTGCCGCGCACCTGGGAAGACTTCATCGTGGCCGCGCAGAAGATGACCAAGGGCAACGCGCCGCGCTACAGCCAGATCGGTTTCGGGATTTCCCCGAACGGGCAGGACTGGCAGATGCTGCGCGAAGTACTGGTGCGGCAATACGGTGGCTCGCCCTACACCGACGGCGGCAAGACCGTGAACTACAACACCGACGCGGGCGTCAAGGCCATGCAGTTCTACACCGATCTGGTCAGCAAGAACAAGGTGGGCGTGACCGATTACTTCCCCGGCAACAACGGCTACCGCGACGCCTTTATCGCCGGGAAGGCCGGCATGATCGTGGACGGTTCCTTTGCCATTGCCAGCATCAAGAGCGGAGCGAAATTCAACTGGGGCGTGGTGCCGCTGCCCACCTTCAAAAGCAACAACGTCCGCAGCAACTTCGGCTCCTACTGGGTCAACGGCATCACCAAGAACGCCAAGGGCGACAAACTGGCCGCGTCGGTGAAGTTCCTGAAATTCCTGACCAACGAGGAGACCATGAACACCTGGCTGCGCTCGGTGGGTGAGATTCCCGCCAGCAAGAAACTGGCCGGCAACGCTGCCCTGCGCACGGACCCGGTGTACGGCGCGTTCGTGCAGGCCCTGCCGTTCGCGCACTCCACCCTGTTTATCGACGAGGCCGGGCAGCGCCAGGCGTGGCTGGACGGCATCAACATGGTGCTGAAACAGGGGGCGAAACCCGCCGATGCCATGAAGAAAATTGCCGCCGACGAGCAGAAGATTCTGAACGGCTACTACAAGTAA
- a CDS encoding carbohydrate ABC transporter permease, producing MTDFSPDSLQPVQTMPETPRRKLDVKTLLAYLVLTLGVVVTMFPFAWMILTSLKGVQEIFQLNFIPQEPTLGNYSEVLTKTKFLVWFGNSLLVAGITTVSVLFFDSLVGYTLAKFDFPGKNLIFLLILSTLMIPTEMLIIPWFVGITDLKLTATTPGAYFAIMFPGLISAFGVFLMRQFFESLPTDLLEAARIDGMGEFGIFTKIALPLVQPALASLAIFTFLGNWNAFLWPLIAIQKPELRTLPVGIALFNGEAGTNWGLIMAASSLAVIPVLIVFAIFQKQIIDGIVLTGMKG from the coding sequence ATGACCGACTTCTCTCCCGATTCGCTTCAACCCGTTCAGACCATGCCCGAGACGCCGCGCCGGAAGCTGGACGTCAAGACCCTGCTGGCGTACCTGGTGCTGACGCTGGGCGTGGTCGTGACCATGTTCCCGTTTGCCTGGATGATCCTGACCAGCCTCAAGGGCGTGCAGGAGATCTTCCAGCTCAATTTCATTCCGCAGGAACCCACCCTGGGGAATTACTCGGAAGTGCTGACGAAAACGAAATTCCTGGTGTGGTTCGGCAACAGCCTGCTGGTGGCGGGGATCACCACGGTCAGCGTGCTGTTCTTCGATTCGCTGGTGGGGTATACGCTGGCCAAATTCGATTTTCCTGGCAAGAACCTGATTTTTCTGCTGATCCTGTCCACGCTGATGATTCCTACCGAGATGCTGATCATCCCGTGGTTCGTGGGCATCACCGACCTGAAGCTGACCGCCACCACGCCGGGCGCGTACTTCGCCATCATGTTCCCCGGCCTGATCAGCGCGTTCGGGGTGTTCCTGATGCGGCAGTTCTTCGAGTCGCTGCCCACCGACCTGCTGGAAGCCGCCCGCATCGACGGCATGGGCGAGTTCGGCATTTTCACGAAGATTGCCCTGCCGCTGGTTCAACCGGCGCTGGCGAGCCTGGCGATTTTCACCTTTCTGGGCAACTGGAACGCTTTTCTGTGGCCGCTGATCGCCATTCAGAAACCGGAGCTGCGCACACTGCCGGTCGGCATTGCGCTGTTCAACGGCGAGGCCGGCACCAACTGGGGCCTGATCATGGCGGCCAGCAGCCTCGCGGTTATTCCGGTGCTGATCGTGTTCGCCATTTTCCAGAAGCAGATCATCGACGGCATTGTCCTGACCGGCATGAAAGGCTGA
- a CDS encoding carbohydrate ABC transporter permease, producing MTPPASRPPAPGSLKRHQTRTAYLFLALPLVFFLIVRFLPTFLALRMSLFDWNILKEQQPFVGLENYRELLQDAKFGQALRNTALYTVIGVPIQIALGLGIALLLSRITALRGLFRAIYFAPYVTPIVAAAWVWQWLFSPQFGPINTILDAVGLPPQEFLTSTRQALPTTTALVVWQNLGFQVVLFLAGLAAIPRTYYEAAEIDGASGWQAFRGITWPLLNPTIVFSVVTGTIAYLQLFTQVVNLNFTDQGGPLGSTLTVALYIYQMAFGRFSMGYASAITVVLFGIILLITVIQLKFLTRRYDA from the coding sequence ATGACGCCGCCTGCTTCGCGCCCACCCGCGCCGGGCAGTTTGAAGCGGCATCAGACGCGCACGGCGTATCTGTTCCTGGCCCTGCCGCTGGTGTTTTTCCTGATCGTGCGCTTCCTGCCGACCTTCCTGGCGCTGCGCATGAGCCTGTTCGACTGGAACATCCTGAAAGAGCAGCAGCCGTTCGTGGGCCTGGAGAATTACCGCGAGTTGCTGCAAGACGCCAAATTTGGGCAGGCGCTGAGAAACACGGCGCTCTACACCGTGATCGGCGTGCCCATTCAGATCGCGCTGGGGCTGGGCATCGCGCTGCTGCTGTCGCGCATCACCGCCCTGCGCGGCCTCTTCCGTGCCATTTACTTCGCGCCTTACGTCACGCCCATCGTGGCGGCGGCCTGGGTGTGGCAGTGGCTGTTCAGCCCGCAGTTCGGCCCCATCAACACCATTCTGGACGCCGTGGGCCTGCCCCCGCAGGAATTCCTGACCTCCACCAGACAGGCGCTGCCGACCACTACCGCGCTGGTGGTGTGGCAGAACCTGGGCTTTCAGGTGGTGCTGTTCCTGGCGGGCCTGGCCGCTATTCCGCGCACGTACTACGAGGCGGCCGAGATCGACGGCGCCAGCGGCTGGCAGGCTTTCCGGGGCATCACCTGGCCGCTTCTCAATCCCACCATCGTCTTTTCGGTGGTGACCGGAACCATCGCCTACCTGCAACTGTTCACGCAGGTGGTCAACCTGAACTTCACGGATCAGGGCGGCCCGCTCGGCAGCACCCTCACGGTGGCGCTGTACATCTACCAGATGGCCTTCGGACGCTTTTCCATGGGGTACGCCTCGGCCATCACGGTGGTGCTGTTCGGCATCATCCTGCTCATTACAGTCATTCAACTGAAATTCCTGACCCGGCGGTACGACGCATGA
- a CDS encoding NEW3 domain-containing protein: MPAPVPATAPTGPGSYGGTVSGLDLMDVDFMFIGAHPDDDGGVSATFARYALDGGYKGTVITLTGGEGGGNATGRETGRAIGLIREEEERRSLAMLGIDSPHFLGLTDFYFTLSAEETEKKWGGQAFVCDVIRLVRLRRPEVLITMWPGPGTHGQHQMAARAATLAYNYAGDSKYCPQLEKEGLAPFTPLKLYYYPPNAESATVSIPTDDLSRTARVRYADLRNMATYNYRTQGWDASNSLPAKTANPETFMLVASRVPTPEKETSLLDGVFVAATNSPTTVRMEARPKSFDIGTGQASDVTLTFTNTGKEALDAAQFTLSAPDGWQVSARPAARRVAPGETFTHTFKVTAPSGAKAERAPLTLSYTARLGTQAVSGRTLTYVRPVPAVVASFAPTFDIAGYQAFARETNTDWVMGAQATRLPLLLGQTTPVKVTVTNRSSAPASGKLELTLPAGLSVKDMPSYSLKAGESQELTVNVEASAAALPAGRQSALLPVTLSTGEFKDTASAYVLPSLTIPRLSSAPKIDGDLGDLTGQGGNIGPADLWWRTKPDNDADASAGFKLAYDDQFLYVGLSVKDELVACNIAPDDVKAQLRSDAIGVTVDPSGQSRDTSTTLMAAAFPCTTAGFQARGFRDADANQGVMEETAPGMQVASRKTDGGYDIEFRLPWAAMPALSGGGQPKPGDTIGLNLVMYDGDTKDARVGANISQSGLAWAAFSWGGKQALPYLWPRVTLGQ; the protein is encoded by the coding sequence ATGCCGGCCCCTGTCCCGGCCACCGCGCCGACTGGGCCGGGCAGCTACGGCGGGACGGTCAGCGGGCTGGACCTGATGGACGTGGATTTCATGTTCATCGGTGCCCACCCGGACGACGACGGGGGCGTGTCGGCCACCTTTGCGCGCTACGCGCTGGACGGCGGCTACAAGGGCACGGTGATTACCCTGACCGGCGGCGAGGGCGGCGGCAATGCCACCGGGCGCGAGACGGGCCGGGCTATTGGTCTGATCCGCGAGGAGGAGGAGCGCCGCTCGCTGGCCATGCTGGGCATCGACAGCCCGCACTTCCTGGGCCTGACCGACTTTTACTTCACGCTGTCGGCCGAGGAAACCGAGAAAAAATGGGGTGGTCAGGCGTTCGTGTGCGACGTGATCCGCCTGGTCCGGCTCCGCCGCCCGGAGGTGCTGATCACCATGTGGCCTGGCCCCGGCACGCACGGGCAGCACCAGATGGCCGCCCGCGCCGCCACGCTCGCCTACAACTACGCCGGCGACAGCAAGTACTGTCCTCAGCTGGAAAAAGAAGGCCTGGCCCCGTTTACGCCGCTGAAGTTGTACTACTACCCGCCGAACGCCGAGTCCGCGACCGTCAGCATTCCCACCGACGACCTCTCGCGCACCGCCCGCGTGCGCTACGCCGACCTGCGCAACATGGCGACCTACAACTACCGCACCCAGGGCTGGGACGCCTCCAACAGCCTGCCGGCCAAGACCGCCAATCCCGAGACGTTCATGCTGGTGGCCTCGCGCGTGCCCACCCCCGAAAAGGAAACCTCGCTGCTGGACGGGGTGTTCGTGGCAGCGACCAACTCGCCCACGACCGTGCGGATGGAGGCCCGCCCGAAGAGTTTTGACATCGGCACCGGGCAGGCGTCCGACGTGACCCTGACCTTCACCAATACCGGCAAAGAGGCGCTGGACGCCGCGCAGTTCACCCTGAGTGCCCCGGACGGCTGGCAGGTCAGCGCCCGCCCCGCCGCGCGCCGTGTGGCGCCCGGCGAGACTTTCACGCATACCTTCAAGGTCACCGCCCCCAGCGGGGCCAAAGCGGAACGCGCGCCCCTCACGCTGAGCTACACGGCCCGGCTGGGCACGCAAGCCGTCAGCGGACGCACCCTGACCTACGTGCGCCCGGTGCCGGCGGTGGTCGCCAGTTTTGCGCCGACCTTCGACATCGCCGGGTATCAGGCGTTCGCGCGCGAAACGAACACCGACTGGGTGATGGGCGCTCAGGCCACGCGCCTGCCGCTGCTGCTGGGCCAGACCACCCCCGTGAAAGTGACCGTCACCAACCGCAGCAGCGCCCCTGCCAGCGGAAAACTGGAATTGACGCTGCCCGCCGGACTGAGCGTGAAGGACATGCCCAGCTACTCGCTGAAAGCCGGCGAGTCGCAGGAACTGACCGTGAACGTGGAGGCCAGCGCCGCCGCGCTGCCAGCCGGGCGGCAAAGCGCCCTGTTGCCCGTGACGCTCAGCACCGGGGAATTCAAGGACACGGCCAGCGCTTACGTGCTGCCCAGCCTGACCATCCCCAGGCTGAGCAGCGCCCCGAAGATCGACGGTGACCTGGGCGACCTGACCGGCCAGGGCGGCAATATCGGCCCGGCAGACCTGTGGTGGCGCACCAAGCCCGACAACGACGCTGACGCCAGCGCTGGCTTCAAGCTCGCCTACGACGATCAGTTCCTGTACGTGGGCCTCAGCGTCAAGGACGAACTGGTGGCGTGCAACATCGCCCCGGACGACGTGAAGGCGCAGCTCCGCTCGGACGCCATCGGCGTGACTGTCGACCCCAGCGGCCAGAGCCGCGACACCTCCACCACCCTGATGGCCGCCGCTTTCCCCTGCACCACCGCCGGGTTCCAGGCGCGGGGATTCCGCGACGCCGACGCCAACCAGGGCGTGATGGAGGAGACCGCGCCCGGCATGCAGGTTGCCTCGCGCAAGACGGACGGCGGCTACGACATCGAATTCCGCCTTCCCTGGGCCGCCATGCCCGCTTTATCCGGTGGGGGGCAGCCCAAACCGGGCGACACCATCGGTCTGAACCTGGTGATGTACGACGGCGACACCAAGGACGCCCGCGTGGGCGCGAACATCAGCCAGAGCGGCCTGGCCTGGGCGGCCTTCTCGTGGGGTGGCAAACAGGCCCTGCCTTACTTATGGCCCCGCGTGACTCTGGGACAATAG